From a single Desulfatibacillum aliphaticivorans DSM 15576 genomic region:
- a CDS encoding type I restriction-modification system subunit M, with protein sequence MSLSTLIKVIQDIMRKDVGVDGDAQRISQMVWLLFLKIFDDREEEWQITAPGYKSPLQSRFRWSNWAKDSEGMTGDELIDFVNNDLFPFLKKLATSAGVSPQGKVVGSVFEDAYNYMKSGTLLRQVINTIEEDVDFNSLSDRHLFNDIYEKILSDLQSAGNAGEYYTPRAVTRFMVDMINPQLGEVILDPACGTGGFLTCAIEHLERQVKTTTDKQTLQASINGYEKKPLPFMLAMTNMMLHGIEVPTNIRHDNTLSRPLKDYGPRDRVDLIITNPPFGGMEEDGIENNFPRKYQTRETADLFMAFIMHLLKHDTGRAAVVLPDGFLFGEGVKSTIKSELLKEFNLHTVVRLPKGVFSPYTGIATNILFFEKGGPTKDVWFFEHPYPEGYKSYSRSKPLTIQEFDLEKSWWGGASRRGRKTTEYAWKIPAKELVERNYNLDCKNPYEVEVNHRDPEELMAEYEEIVRQLEEAQQALKAELIACLGGKA encoded by the coding sequence ATGTCTTTATCCACCCTAATAAAAGTCATTCAGGACATCATGCGCAAGGACGTGGGCGTTGACGGCGACGCCCAGCGGATCAGCCAGATGGTCTGGCTGCTGTTCCTGAAGATATTTGACGACAGGGAAGAGGAATGGCAAATCACTGCGCCAGGATACAAGTCGCCGTTGCAAAGCCGTTTTCGTTGGTCCAACTGGGCCAAGGATTCCGAAGGCATGACAGGCGATGAACTGATTGACTTCGTCAATAACGACCTTTTTCCGTTCTTAAAAAAATTGGCGACATCCGCCGGAGTTTCCCCCCAAGGCAAGGTGGTGGGCTCGGTGTTCGAGGATGCTTATAACTACATGAAGTCCGGCACCCTGCTGCGCCAAGTGATCAACACCATAGAGGAAGACGTCGATTTTAATTCCTTAAGCGATCGCCATCTTTTTAACGACATCTATGAAAAGATCCTTTCCGACCTGCAATCCGCCGGCAATGCGGGCGAGTATTACACACCCCGCGCCGTCACCCGATTTATGGTGGACATGATTAATCCGCAATTAGGCGAAGTCATCCTCGACCCCGCCTGCGGCACCGGCGGCTTCCTCACTTGCGCCATTGAGCACCTTGAACGCCAGGTAAAAACAACTACCGACAAGCAAACGCTGCAAGCCAGCATTAACGGCTATGAAAAAAAGCCCCTGCCATTCATGCTGGCCATGACCAATATGATGCTGCACGGCATTGAGGTGCCCACCAACATCCGCCACGACAACACCCTCAGTCGGCCGCTAAAGGATTACGGCCCCCGAGACCGAGTGGACCTGATCATTACCAATCCCCCCTTCGGCGGCATGGAAGAGGACGGCATTGAGAATAACTTTCCGCGCAAATACCAGACCCGCGAGACCGCCGACCTTTTCATGGCGTTCATCATGCACCTCTTGAAGCATGATACTGGGCGCGCCGCCGTTGTACTACCCGACGGCTTTCTGTTCGGTGAAGGAGTTAAGTCCACTATCAAAAGTGAACTGCTCAAGGAGTTCAACCTCCACACCGTCGTGCGTCTGCCCAAGGGCGTGTTCAGCCCTTACACCGGCATCGCTACCAACATCCTGTTTTTCGAAAAAGGCGGCCCGACGAAAGACGTCTGGTTCTTTGAGCACCCTTACCCTGAGGGCTACAAGTCGTACTCCCGTTCCAAGCCATTGACGATCCAGGAATTTGATCTGGAAAAATCCTGGTGGGGGGGCGCCTCCCGCAGGGGTCGAAAAACTACTGAATATGCATGGAAGATCCCCGCCAAGGAACTGGTCGAGCGCAACTATAACCTGGACTGCAAAAACCCCTATGAAGTGGAAGTCAACCACCGGGATCCGGAAGAGTTGATGGCCGAATATGAAGAGATCGTCAGGCAACTGGAAGAAGCTCAGCAGGCCCTCAAGGCAGAGCTGATAGCCTGCCTGGGAGGCAAGGCATGA
- a CDS encoding PDDEXK nuclease domain-containing protein has protein sequence MSDKPVSLTTPPIGYADWLADLKARIHAAQQRAALAVNSELVTLYWQIGRDILARQAEQGWGSKVIDRLAQDLRKAFPDMKGFSPRNLKYMRAFAEAWPEFEFVQEVLAQLPWYHQLALLDKLKAADERRWYARKAIENNWSRNVLVMQIEARLLERQGKAVTNFEQRLPKPDSDLARESLKDPYRFDFLGLTEEAQEREVESALVRHVTKFLLELGAGFAFVGRQVLLNVGGEEFFLDLLFYHLKLRCYVVIELKASKFKPEHLGQLGFYLTAVDRQIKDEQDSPAIGLLLCKSKNKVVAEYALGDKTQPMGIAEYSLMESLPEPLQASLPSIEQIEKELEGGNE, from the coding sequence ATGAGCGACAAACCGGTTTCCCTGACTACCCCTCCGATAGGTTACGCGGACTGGCTGGCGGACCTGAAAGCCCGCATTCATGCGGCCCAGCAACGCGCCGCCCTGGCGGTTAATAGCGAGTTGGTGACGCTCTATTGGCAGATCGGCCGCGATATCCTGGCCCGGCAGGCGGAGCAAGGCTGGGGCTCCAAAGTGATCGACCGCCTGGCTCAAGACCTCCGCAAGGCCTTTCCGGACATGAAAGGCTTTTCACCCCGCAACCTCAAGTATATGCGCGCCTTTGCCGAAGCATGGCCCGAATTTGAATTTGTGCAAGAGGTGCTTGCACAATTGCCCTGGTATCATCAACTCGCCCTGCTCGATAAACTGAAAGCGGCGGATGAACGCCGCTGGTACGCCCGCAAGGCCATTGAAAACAACTGGTCTCGCAACGTGCTGGTGATGCAGATCGAAGCCCGCCTGCTGGAACGCCAGGGCAAGGCCGTCACCAATTTCGAACAGCGCCTGCCCAAGCCCGACTCCGACCTTGCCCGGGAATCCCTTAAAGACCCGTACCGTTTTGATTTCCTCGGTTTGACGGAGGAAGCTCAGGAACGGGAGGTCGAATCCGCCTTGGTGCGGCATGTCACCAAATTTTTGTTGGAACTGGGCGCGGGTTTTGCTTTTGTGGGCCGTCAGGTTTTGCTCAACGTGGGGGGGGAGGAGTTTTTTTTAGACCTGCTCTTTTACCACCTCAAACTACGCTGCTATGTGGTGATCGAACTCAAGGCGAGTAAGTTCAAACCCGAACATCTGGGGCAGTTAGGGTTCTACCTGACCGCTGTGGATCGTCAAATAAAGGACGAACAGGACAGTCCCGCCATCGGCCTTTTGCTGTGTAAAAGCAAGAACAAGGTGGTGGCCGAATACGCTTTGGGCGACAAAACCCAGCCCATGGGCATTGCTGAATATAGTCTCATGGAATCTCTGCCCGAACCCTTGCAGGCCAGCCTGCCCAGCATCGAGCAAATCGAAAAGGAACTGGAGGGCGGTAATGAATAA
- a CDS encoding restriction endonuclease subunit S, which yields MNNKTVQLLEQRFDVAFAAPEGVKKLREVILTLAMQGRLVEQDPNDPPASELLKKIQAEKQRLVKAKKIKKPKPLPPVKPEDMPYELPQGWEWVRLGEIGIINPRNDAEDLTLAGFVPMPLIPEGYSETHQFEERQWGDIKKGYTHFANGDVGMAKITPCFENAKSCVFSDLPNGIGAGTTELHIFRNTFKAVIARFLLYYLKNPLNISKAVPNMTGSAGQKRVPTPYFTAQPFPLPPIAEQQRIVAKIDLLMARCDELEKLKKERAEKRLAVHASAIKKLLEEPGAPAWDFLQRHFGELYAVKENVTELREAILQLAVMGRLVPQDPNDPPASELLKEIKAEKQRLVRAGEIKTPKPLPPIAPEEAPYRLPQGWAWTRLGELGHVMGGGTPRKTNPIYWDGTIPWVSPKDMKVDYMIDTQDHVSPKGIKNSTLKLIPINAILMVVRGMILAHSFPTSLTEATVTINQDMKALCPYVQGSQQYLLFYLKGMKNIFLNLVERSTHGTCRLDSKKLFSTIVSLPPLPEQHRIVARINRLMSLCDTLDQQIAAAEDKQTELLNAVMAKI from the coding sequence ATGAATAATAAAACCGTCCAACTCCTGGAACAGCGCTTTGACGTTGCCTTTGCCGCGCCTGAGGGAGTGAAGAAACTTCGGGAAGTGATCCTGACCCTGGCCATGCAGGGCAGGCTGGTGGAACAGGATCCAAACGACCCGCCCGCTTCGGAGCTTCTGAAAAAAATCCAGGCTGAAAAGCAGCGCTTGGTAAAGGCAAAAAAGATCAAAAAGCCCAAACCCCTGCCGCCTGTCAAGCCGGAGGACATGCCTTACGAATTGCCCCAAGGGTGGGAATGGGTGCGGTTGGGGGAAATTGGAATTATCAATCCTCGAAATGACGCCGAGGACTTAACGCTCGCCGGTTTTGTTCCAATGCCTTTAATTCCTGAGGGGTATTCCGAAACCCATCAATTTGAGGAACGACAGTGGGGTGATATTAAAAAGGGGTACACGCATTTTGCTAACGGTGATGTCGGCATGGCCAAGATTACGCCATGCTTTGAAAATGCCAAGTCCTGTGTGTTTTCGGATTTACCCAATGGAATTGGTGCGGGAACGACGGAACTTCACATTTTTAGGAATACATTTAAGGCCGTTATAGCGAGATTCTTGCTATATTATCTAAAGAACCCATTGAACATCTCCAAGGCTGTTCCAAATATGACCGGTTCCGCAGGTCAGAAGCGCGTACCGACGCCATACTTCACTGCGCAACCGTTCCCGCTTCCGCCGATAGCTGAACAACAACGGATCGTAGCCAAAATCGACCTGTTAATGGCCCGTTGCGACGAGTTGGAAAAGCTCAAGAAAGAAAGGGCCGAAAAGCGGCTGGCCGTCCACGCCTCCGCGATCAAGAAACTTCTTGAAGAGCCGGGCGCTCCGGCTTGGGACTTTCTTCAGCGGCACTTTGGCGAACTCTACGCCGTCAAGGAAAACGTGACGGAACTCCGTGAGGCCATCCTCCAGCTTGCCGTCATGGGCCGCCTTGTTCCCCAGGACCCCAACGATCCACCCGCTAGCGAACTACTAAAGGAGATCAAAGCTGAAAAACAACGCTTGGTTAGGGCAGGTGAAATTAAAACGCCCAAGCCCCTGCCGCCTATCGCACCGGAGGAGGCTCCCTACAGATTGCCGCAAGGATGGGCTTGGACGAGGCTTGGAGAACTTGGACACGTAATGGGTGGGGGCACTCCAAGAAAAACCAATCCAATATATTGGGATGGTACAATTCCTTGGGTCAGTCCTAAAGACATGAAGGTAGATTACATGATTGATACTCAAGATCACGTTTCGCCAAAAGGAATCAAGAATAGCACTTTAAAATTAATACCAATTAATGCAATTCTCATGGTTGTCAGAGGAATGATTCTCGCGCATTCATTCCCGACATCTCTTACTGAGGCAACTGTGACAATAAACCAAGATATGAAAGCACTATGCCCATATGTCCAAGGAAGTCAACAATACCTACTGTTCTACTTAAAAGGAATGAAGAACATTTTTTTAAATTTGGTTGAGCGTTCGACACATGGAACATGTCGACTTGATTCCAAGAAACTTTTTTCAACAATTGTTAGTTTACCCCCGCTACCCGAACAACACCGCATCGTCGCCCGCATCAATCGGTTGATGTCTCTATGCGACACGCTCGACCAGCAGATCGCCGCCGCCGAAGACAAGCAGACCGAACTGCTAAACGCCGTGATGGCGAAGATATAA
- a CDS encoding DUF5655 domain-containing protein: protein MSDIKLFSISGGKVSELQGKSVALEKSLQNLMEANLEAFLGVRFLASEYYTGKAFRGKIDTLGLDENGCPVIIEYKRTLNENVINQGLFYLDWLMDHKAEFELLVMKNIGKKAFESIEWSGPRLLCIAGDFTKYDEHAVAQINRNIELIRYRKYGDELLLLDLVNATTAITDDSGSAKGNGSASKHKTVSECLDGASQELSDLYEALKSYMEALGDDVQVKTLKHYVAFKRIKNFACVSLYPQSGAVCLWVKVNPDAIALKEGFTRDVRKIGHLGTGDLEITIRSGEDLEKAKDLILKSYEAS, encoded by the coding sequence ATGAGCGACATCAAGTTGTTTTCAATATCCGGCGGCAAGGTTTCCGAGCTTCAGGGAAAGTCGGTTGCTTTGGAGAAATCCTTGCAGAATCTCATGGAGGCGAACCTGGAAGCCTTTTTGGGCGTTCGGTTCCTGGCCTCGGAGTATTACACGGGAAAGGCCTTCAGAGGCAAGATTGACACCTTGGGGCTGGACGAAAACGGCTGCCCGGTCATTATCGAGTACAAAAGAACCCTCAACGAGAATGTCATCAATCAGGGCTTGTTTTATCTGGACTGGCTTATGGATCACAAAGCCGAGTTCGAGCTGTTGGTGATGAAAAATATTGGCAAGAAAGCATTCGAATCCATTGAATGGAGCGGTCCGCGTCTTTTGTGTATCGCCGGCGATTTTACCAAATACGACGAACACGCCGTGGCCCAGATCAACCGGAACATCGAGCTGATCCGCTATCGAAAATACGGCGATGAATTGCTGCTTCTTGACTTGGTCAATGCCACCACCGCCATCACGGACGACTCAGGCTCTGCAAAAGGCAATGGGTCTGCGTCCAAACATAAAACCGTTTCCGAGTGCCTTGATGGCGCCAGCCAGGAGTTGTCCGACCTGTATGAGGCCTTAAAGTCCTATATGGAAGCGCTGGGGGATGATGTACAGGTTAAAACGCTTAAGCACTATGTCGCCTTTAAACGCATAAAGAATTTTGCCTGTGTAAGCCTGTATCCACAATCCGGGGCAGTATGCCTTTGGGTGAAGGTGAATCCGGATGCAATTGCGCTCAAGGAAGGCTTTACGCGGGATGTGCGCAAAATTGGACACCTTGGCACCGGAGACCTGGAGATCACCATCCGTTCCGGGGAGGATCTGGAAAAAGCCAAAGACCTAATTTTGAAGAGTTACGAAGCGAGTTGA
- a CDS encoding DUF167 domain-containing protein has translation MMPGLVAEKDGGLVFPIKVLPRSSVNAVVGLQDGALKIKLKAPPVGGAANKMCIQFLAKTLKLPNSSIKILSGETGRTKQIMVRPREEGSKKELARLRKIIEELAV, from the coding sequence ATGATGCCCGGCTTGGTTGCAGAAAAGGACGGAGGCTTGGTTTTTCCCATTAAAGTGCTGCCCCGATCCAGCGTGAACGCAGTCGTGGGGTTGCAGGACGGAGCCCTGAAAATCAAGCTGAAAGCCCCGCCCGTGGGGGGCGCGGCCAATAAGATGTGCATCCAGTTTTTGGCTAAAACCCTTAAGCTGCCTAATTCCTCCATTAAAATCCTGAGCGGCGAGACAGGCCGGACGAAACAGATAATGGTTCGCCCCAGAGAGGAAGGCTCCAAAAAAGAATTGGCCCGCCTGCGGAAGATCATCGAAGAGCTTGCCGTATAA
- a CDS encoding elongator complex protein 3, which translates to MEKEKRPFVIPLFLPHAGCPHQCVFCNQRAITGAAHPFSVAGARAEVERYLSFPRKSKGPTIISFYGGNFLGISRKRIRDLLDLASQYVSQGRVDGIRFSTRPDTVSPQSLSLLEGYPVKTVELGVQSMDEGVLAASQRGHTVLETRTAHALLRERDYETGLQMMIGLPGDDGAQSLASAREIAALSPDFVRIYPTVVLENSPLAEMWRSGRYEALTLDRAVDLCSKAYGMFHEANIPVVRMGLAVSDSLDEEGAVLAGPYHPAFGHLALSAWFLEKALILLKDAGLSSGRVAFRVHPQSVSVLRGLKNSNMDALEGRLGERPGVIEDQGLQRDQLALERPSKLSGFTGSDRS; encoded by the coding sequence ATGGAAAAAGAAAAAAGGCCCTTTGTCATTCCCCTCTTTTTGCCCCATGCGGGGTGCCCGCACCAGTGCGTGTTTTGCAACCAAAGGGCCATCACCGGCGCCGCCCACCCCTTCAGCGTCGCGGGCGCCCGGGCGGAGGTGGAGCGTTACCTTTCCTTTCCCCGCAAGTCCAAGGGGCCAACCATCATTTCGTTTTACGGCGGCAATTTTCTGGGTATTTCCCGGAAGCGCATCCGGGACCTACTGGACTTGGCGAGCCAATATGTCAGCCAGGGCAGGGTGGACGGCATCCGTTTTTCCACCCGGCCTGATACGGTGAGCCCCCAAAGCCTGTCCCTATTGGAAGGGTATCCGGTTAAAACCGTGGAGCTTGGCGTGCAATCCATGGATGAAGGGGTTTTGGCTGCGTCTCAACGCGGGCATACAGTCCTGGAAACCAGGACTGCTCATGCACTGTTGCGGGAAAGAGATTACGAAACCGGCCTTCAGATGATGATCGGCCTTCCCGGGGACGACGGCGCCCAATCCCTGGCCAGCGCCCGTGAAATTGCCGCGCTTTCCCCGGACTTCGTTCGGATTTATCCCACGGTGGTTTTGGAAAACAGCCCCCTGGCGGAAATGTGGCGAAGCGGGCGATACGAGGCCTTAACTCTGGATCGGGCCGTGGATTTATGCTCGAAGGCGTACGGCATGTTTCATGAGGCGAATATTCCGGTTGTGCGCATGGGGCTGGCCGTCTCGGACTCCCTGGACGAGGAGGGCGCGGTTCTGGCCGGACCTTATCACCCGGCCTTCGGGCATTTGGCGCTTTCGGCCTGGTTTCTGGAAAAGGCTCTCATCCTGCTAAAAGACGCAGGCCTTTCCAGCGGACGGGTTGCCTTTAGGGTGCATCCCCAAAGCGTGTCGGTGCTGCGCGGCCTGAAAAACTCCAATATGGACGCCTTGGAAGGGCGGCTGGGAGAGCGTCCCGGCGTTATAGAAGATCAGGGGCTGCAGCGGGATCAGCTTGCCCTTGAGCGCCCCTCCAAACTCTCCGGTTTTACTGGATCAGATCGTTCCTGA
- a CDS encoding penicillin-binding protein 1A, whose protein sequence is MPKNNNSAASKQKKRNKPKKKSLLYRLFKFFFALMIIGAVLAACAGGALYLHFSQNLPQISSLADYRPPIVSTVYSDDGRKIGEFFKERRIVIPLEQMPPMLLKAFVAAEDSRFYKHAGTDFLGILRAMIKNIEAGAIVQGGSTITQQVTRSFLLTREKSYERKIKEAILARRIDKAFSKEEVLYLYLNQIYLGHGAYGVEAAAQNYFGIHASQMTLAQCSILAGLPQAPSRYSPFHHWEKAKARAVYVLNRMFDEQYITNMEVAKAVSELDTLDIKPRRNLYMEQIPNYTEYVRRYVEDKYGQEMLLTGGLTITTAANIEMQKIAREVIEKGLRDLDKREGYRGPLEHIQPEQIEGFSAELPQEPPAADSIVKGVVVSIADDDKLAMVRMGASMGTLVIADMKWARKPNLDIAPYDWGGTIQRISQALEVGDVIEVKIKEKAEDSDLYSVALEQEPKAESALLCIETETGHVKAMVGGRDFNSSKFNRAYQSRRQPGSAFKPIIYSAAIDKGYTPATILHDTAVVFNDSSNDFTWKPQNYKEKFHGKTLLRDALAQSRNVPTVKIMQDITVPYVIDYARKFGITSNLSPDLSLALGSSGLSVLELVQAYSVFANQGFYIEPCFVTRITDREGNVLEEYTHNSRKAIDQSTAYVMTHLLQGVVEHGTGWRIKALNRPAAGKTGTTNDLYDAWFVGYTPRLVTGVWVGYDNERPMGKGETGSRAASPIWLDFMQQALKDKPVRVFPVPEGVDWAKIDAETGLLAIPESKKTVFECFKQGTAPTKYTPRPGEVEEASDLFRNDLIQ, encoded by the coding sequence ATGCCCAAAAACAACAACTCTGCGGCCTCCAAACAAAAAAAACGCAACAAGCCCAAGAAAAAAAGCCTGCTCTATAGACTGTTTAAATTTTTCTTTGCTCTCATGATCATAGGCGCTGTTTTAGCGGCCTGCGCCGGGGGGGCTTTGTATCTTCACTTCTCTCAAAACCTGCCGCAAATTTCCAGTTTAGCTGACTACCGCCCCCCCATTGTATCCACGGTTTATTCTGATGACGGACGCAAAATCGGAGAGTTTTTCAAGGAAAGGCGCATTGTCATCCCCTTGGAGCAAATGCCTCCCATGCTGCTGAAAGCCTTTGTGGCTGCTGAGGACTCCAGATTTTACAAGCATGCCGGAACGGACTTTTTAGGGATCTTGCGGGCCATGATAAAAAATATAGAGGCCGGAGCCATCGTCCAGGGAGGAAGCACAATCACCCAACAGGTGACCAGGTCGTTTTTGCTGACCAGGGAAAAAAGCTATGAAAGAAAAATCAAGGAAGCCATCCTGGCCCGGCGCATAGACAAAGCCTTTTCCAAAGAGGAAGTTTTATACCTGTACCTCAATCAGATATACCTGGGCCACGGGGCCTACGGGGTTGAGGCTGCGGCCCAGAATTATTTCGGCATTCACGCCTCCCAAATGACGTTGGCGCAATGCTCCATCCTGGCCGGCCTTCCTCAGGCGCCCAGCCGGTACTCGCCTTTCCATCATTGGGAAAAGGCCAAAGCCAGAGCGGTATACGTCCTGAATCGGATGTTTGATGAGCAATACATCACCAACATGGAAGTGGCCAAGGCGGTCAGCGAACTGGATACGCTGGACATCAAGCCCCGCCGCAACCTCTATATGGAGCAGATTCCCAATTACACGGAGTATGTCAGGCGTTATGTGGAGGATAAATACGGCCAGGAGATGCTGTTGACCGGAGGCCTGACCATCACCACGGCCGCCAATATTGAAATGCAGAAAATCGCCCGGGAAGTCATTGAAAAGGGACTGAGAGACCTGGACAAAAGGGAAGGCTACCGCGGCCCTTTGGAACACATCCAGCCTGAACAGATAGAGGGTTTTTCCGCTGAGCTCCCTCAAGAGCCTCCCGCCGCGGACTCCATCGTCAAGGGCGTGGTGGTCTCCATTGCGGACGATGACAAACTGGCCATGGTCCGCATGGGGGCGTCCATGGGAACGCTAGTCATAGCGGACATGAAGTGGGCCAGAAAGCCCAACCTGGATATCGCCCCTTACGACTGGGGCGGAACCATCCAAAGAATATCCCAGGCCCTGGAGGTGGGGGATGTTATTGAAGTAAAAATCAAGGAAAAAGCGGAAGACTCCGACCTGTATTCCGTTGCCCTGGAGCAGGAGCCCAAGGCGGAATCCGCCCTGTTATGCATAGAAACCGAGACGGGCCATGTAAAGGCCATGGTGGGCGGCCGGGATTTCAACTCCAGCAAATTCAACAGGGCCTATCAATCCCGGAGGCAGCCGGGATCGGCCTTCAAGCCCATCATATACAGCGCGGCTATCGACAAGGGCTACACCCCGGCGACCATCCTCCACGACACCGCCGTGGTCTTTAACGATTCGTCCAATGATTTCACGTGGAAACCTCAGAATTACAAGGAAAAATTTCACGGCAAGACTCTCCTGCGGGACGCGCTGGCGCAGTCCAGAAACGTGCCCACGGTCAAGATCATGCAGGATATTACGGTTCCTTACGTCATTGACTACGCCAGGAAATTCGGCATCACCTCCAACCTCTCCCCGGACCTGTCCCTGGCGCTCGGGTCTTCGGGGCTTTCCGTGCTGGAGCTGGTGCAGGCTTATTCCGTATTCGCCAACCAGGGCTTTTACATCGAACCCTGCTTCGTCACCCGGATTACCGATCGGGAAGGCAATGTGCTTGAGGAATACACCCACAACAGCCGCAAGGCCATCGACCAGAGCACGGCCTACGTTATGACCCATCTCTTGCAGGGGGTTGTGGAGCACGGCACCGGCTGGCGGATCAAGGCGCTTAACCGGCCCGCCGCCGGCAAGACCGGCACCACAAACGATCTGTACGACGCCTGGTTTGTGGGCTATACGCCTCGATTGGTGACCGGAGTCTGGGTGGGCTACGACAACGAACGCCCCATGGGCAAGGGGGAGACGGGCTCCAGGGCCGCCAGCCCCATTTGGCTGGATTTCATGCAGCAGGCTTTAAAGGACAAGCCGGTGCGGGTGTTCCCCGTGCCCGAAGGCGTGGATTGGGCGAAAATCGACGCGGAAACCGGCCTTTTGGCCATTCCCGAGTCCAAAAAAACCGTGTTTGAGTGTTTTAAGCAAGGAACCGCGCCCACAAAATACACCCCCAGGCCGGGCGAGGTGGAAGAAGCGAGCGACTTGTTCAGGAACGATCTGATCCAGTAA